Within Sander lucioperca isolate FBNREF2018 chromosome 22, SLUC_FBN_1.2, whole genome shotgun sequence, the genomic segment ACCCTTAAAAGTATTTTTCCCTCCTTCAATTCCAATCCAAAACAAGTGGAGCAAACACTCCTTTCAGCACAGGCTGGGCACCACATCACTGATCAGAGATCCATGTGTCGAGTTGTGGCTATATTGGACAGGTGCACTGGGTGTAGAATGGGACATGTCTCTAACTTTAGCCAGTATTGAACACACTTCTGGCAACTAGAATTATGATGTAAAAgagtcacaaaaaaacaactgataaaaaaaaaataatacaaggAGTGAAAAGGggaaaatataattaaagctATTGTTGACGTTTTCCCCAAAGTTAGTGACACATGCTATCATGtgaataatgtaaaaacattgcAGCAACAATGAGAGTGTGGATTGTGTATGTTCAGACTTGTCACCACCAGTTATAGCTGCCTCTGTGATTGACAGACTTTGGCACAATAACACAGCATATTTGCAGAAACAAACTTTGTGTAAGTTGTAATGACCATCAGCAAATGTctattatattaaatatgttaTCATATAACTCAATGATATTGATTAATTTACTAAATTATGCAATATTGTTTGAAAACTTGACAAGGTGCACTAAGTGCTTAAAAATAACTAAATTTATCTAAAtcaaagatcaataaaaaaaaaattaaaaaaaagacttcGCTGGGTACCTCTTACCAGAGTGTAGTGTatgatatgacaatgtacaacAGTAATATACAGTGAAATGTGGCATTTGTGCTTTGGGCCCTAGTCCAGCTTTACACTATGATATTTCCCAAATGTATGACACAGGTTTTGACATTCTTAAGTTCTCTTTCTAGTATAGAAATCTTATGCATGTATCCTTATATCCATTCAAGTTATTAAAGACGAATGTCTtaccaaaaaaagggaaattcaTAAACTGAATTTTTGGACCCTGACTAATTAGACAAGTGCGTACTGTAATTTTGATTATATGCAAATACACAAACTTCACTTACCCAGGGTTAAACACCAAGCAAGTGAAGTTTTTAACATCAGGCTGAGTAAACTGGGAAAATGCAAATAATCCTTGGACTATATACTATGCACTTGACTCAAAATCTCATAGAACTAATCACTACACAGCAAAAGATCACACCTTCCTAGCCATACGTATATGACATTCTTTAACATGACATTAACCCACTTCATGGGACATTAAAGAACCTGAGGATGCCAACATGCTGCTACCAACTTAAACTTGCTAGGAAGGCTGAGACACTGAGCCTTTGGCAAAAGCATTGTTGCATGTTTTTGCTCAGAGGAGTGTTGTCTTTCCTGTTGTCTCTTTCTTTTACAATTAACAgcttaaaacattaaaacacagataGCTGAAAATGATCTGATCCATTTTCCAGATGCTTTTTCCGCCTCCCTCTAACAATTCAATCAGACAGGGTTTGTAATTAAGGCAGGTCCACTATCTCTCTGGCAATCAAagatgtttgtttcactctcttCACTTTCCTAGTGGGAATATCTATAGACTTTCTAAAGGCTTTTAAAACATTCAACTGTCACCTGGTTTCCAATTCAATTTTACTGTGTAATGGTGACAGTATTGTACACTGTACAAATGCATCAGACTGCATTAGACAGTTTTACCATCTACTTCTCTCAGAACACTAAATCATAAATTATTTCAGTTATATAAAACCCATTTCATGTAATAAATGCAAAAGCCACATTTAGCCTGAAGACTCCTGTCCACTCTATAAAGTTCCCTTCAACATCTATTACAAATGCTGGAAAATGGAGAGACACATTCAGATATGATTCCCCCAAACCCACAAAAACTGGCAGTAAATTTTCTGGGCTGGTGGAATAACATAGATATTTCACATGCCTGTCAAAAAAAGATCAGATTAAATGTGACGCCATTATTCCGAAGAATAAcctgaagaagaggaagaagtttCACCATCAGCACATGAACGTGGAGTGCcactgtaaatatatatatatttttctctcACGGAGTGCTTGTTTTCGGACCCAACTACACATACAAAATGGCATATGTGCTCCAAATGTGCAGTGTCCTGCTGGGCCTGAATCATCCCTGAATGCTTTGACCGCATAGTCGGCATCTGAAACAGTCAGTTggtcaatcagtcagtcagtcagtctgtgtTGTCATACAGTACAGTCAGTTAGTCTGGCGGTCAGTTGAAATACAGTTCTTTCGTCAGCATAGAGACTACACAGGGAATCTGCTTCTTCTCACTGAAGCGTGGGTCTTCAGACCAGGACTCAAAGCTGGTGGCCACCATGTAGTTGACCCGTGTCAGGATCTGCATTATCTCCAGCTGTTTGCCGAACTCGTTGAGGACGTTGCAGAGCGCCTGGACAAACCAGGAGCCGCGTCCAGGGTTCCTCCATGAGTAATACCCTGGAAAATCAACATGAGTCACTGAAATGAGGCTCCCAAGTGCTTACCGATAGATCCAGCACAGGTATGTGACAGATACCCAGGACACTTCCACTTCAAGCATTAGTTGATTTGGCAATAACAATATATACTCTAAAACAAAACTTGGTTTACCTGGCACAGTGGAGTAGGCAAAGAGGAAATCTGCCTCTACAGGGATCTTATGTCTTGGATTAGCATCTGTCTCCAGGGTATCATTTGGCGGACCCGAATCTGTCTGTATACCATCATCAAATTCGGAACCCCGGCAAGCCTGGTGAAGTAAATGAAATGACATTTCATTGTGATCCTGAGTAGCTTTCTCAACGATGACCTGGTGAAGCaattcaaaattaactttttttaaaaactgagaTGGGCAAAATTTGACACAATAGCTATCATCTCTCCGTGGGGAGCAACTGAAAGCCATTTTAATCTGTCTTCTCAATAAAAACAACTCACTCAAAAGTGGTGAACTCAACACAAATCTACAAGTTAATTAACAACTgtacaacattttgttttatatcacaCTGTCATTTATAAATGAAAGTCTTCAGAACTTCGTACCTGGATGAAGAAGAGTTTTGGCTTTCCGACTAAGCTTTTGCACATGTCCCCCCTGAACAATGAGGTCATGGACTTGATGGGCATGGCTCCGTCTGTTCCGTAGATCATGCCCTCCTCACCATGGCTTAGCAGGATACAGGCGAAACACGAGCTGTCACTATGGTCTTCCTCCGAGGCtgacccatacacacacaaacaaactcttAGCTCGGCTCAGGCCTATACTTCTAAATTAATGAATAATATCAGTAACTTAATGGATCTGGAGTTTATTTAGCACTTAATTTCGTCTATCAAGAATTTGAtcaaattataaattataaacTTAATTTTGAGGAACTATTAAAGGAGTTACTATTAAGTTAATACTAAGTATCTTAAAATATATAGCTTCTAGATAGTGTCCTCGGAGGAATTTTAACATTATACAAGACTTTTGTCTgtaatcatttacattttaatttgtgtaTTATTTAAATAGGTTATCATTTTCTAAtcttataataaaatattgccCCCCAGCATATTGCCTGACCCTAACACAAAGCAGTGTTCATCCCTTTAGAACCATGAATGTGCTGAGCAAATTCCATAGTAAACTGCCTATAATAAGATATATAGTGTGCAAAGTTGGTAGCCCAAGGGGTTGCACTGGAAGGAAGTGATCATCCGCAAGGGAACACAATGTGCCGATTAAACTTCATGACAATCTAtccatttgatttttaaaatgtattgtgaactaCTTGGAAATGTTGGCCTGATATTGATACTAGAGGAAAGGTTGACGGTTCACCAAAATGCCATGGCATCTATTCTGCAGTTGTAGAAGTATCTTGTTTTGGACACAGTGTTAAATCGAGGGTCGGACCTGAGAAAGAAACTCTAACAACTATCGTCAGGCCTCGCTGCTACATGGACAAAATGCGTGCAGATTCTAAGGAATAGCAACCATTAAAAGGTCATatcatattatattaaaaaagaaagtccATTGGTGTTCCCAAAGGCCTGAGAGGTGACTTTCTGTCATTAAACCAAGCCAGTAGAGCCGCAAAAGTATTAACCTTTTGGTGAAATTGGTAGCACCTTCATTAGGATTTATGTAATTACTTATACaacagcgccacctgctgtCTGACCTGGTGGTTTTAAGAAACAAAACATGCTGTGACAGTCATGAGAAGTTGTGCATGTagatcacactgatcataactttactgtatgtAATTTAAAACTAAGAATCTGGTAGAGTGAGGTACAAGAGTCCTGCAATAAATCTTGTCTTTGTGAGTGTTGTTAAAACTGTTTTTCACAGGTGTTGATTCAACCTGTTGTGAACTACCTTAGTATGAAAGaacatctgaaaatgttttcatggtgttttttgaaaggtTTCTCTATAGTATATCTTATGTGTTGTGATTGGTATTGGCATCCTGTTAGTTCAACATTGTTACTTACCCACAtgaaagaaacaagaaaaatgtGAGGACTTCACTACTTACCCTCTCTGAGAAGACGCTCCATCTTCTCACATGTCTGATCATTGTAGATGAAGACATCGAAGCCCAGGCTCTTGAAGcatttgaacagctcacctgcATCTCGGTCTGTGCCGTTGCGTACATTCATCCCTGCCAAGACAATCTGCTTAGAATACACACTCTTTATGCAATAAGATAAGGTAAAATTAAATTAGGTATACAATGTGTTTGAAACATCCTTCGCTGTACCTGTCTTTTCATCaaagtttttgttgttgatgatgatgcACTTGCCCACTCGCTGGTGGCTCATCTTATACTGGAATGTTGGTGAAACAATTCTGTAATGGCTTTCAGAAGAGTAGTCCTGCTcccgcgtctggccatccttaTTCTTCTTACTATTAAGagtcagagagaaacagaataTAAAGGACAGTTACAACTTTATGGTAgcacttttttaacatttatacTTAAAACTTAACCCCTGCAATATTATTTACTTTTGAGCTGCATCTAatgcaaaatgttttaaattcagCTGATCTTTACAAAGGCTGCAACTTTTGTGGATATAAAATAGATACACACAATCCACACAAATCACATGCATAATATTATTCCTTTGTTAATGTATAGACCttacacaacaaacaaaacaaaaaataaacataaatgagAACAgcaaaaggaataaaaaataacaatgaatacaataaataaatacaaatggacaggccatttgattttttaatTTCCATAAAGTAACTCTTATCTTACATGGCAGCATCTTGCAAAAGTGAAACATTTCCTATTAAATATTCTTGACTCCTACAGAACATGACAGTCTTTTGATCCCAAATGTTTCTACACATAGGTTACTTCAACATAAGTAAATGTCAAGACTTCCAATGCAAAGAAAACTCACATGTAACTGACTCACTCTGATCCACTTACTCAGAAACCTAAGAGtacatacattttcaaataagGCATTAATATCACAGCCAAATTTGGTCGCAGTAATCCACTATCGGGTTAAAGATGAAACTAGAAAATGTTTGCTTAGCGCagatatgaaaaaaatcacaaccaCGTCAATGTGGATTGAGCGAGAGTTAATCTTCCACGAGAGGAAATTCTCACAGACCTGTCATATTTCTATTCTTTAAAAGATGCATCCAGATAGCAAAGCCAACAGTGGCCCATTGGGGGCTCAGAAAATCCAGGCTTGTTCCAGAAGAGCCTAGTCATCAAGTTACTTAAGCATGGGAACAATACACAGCAATGCGCACTAACAGTCTCATGCACATACACCCACAGGCAGCCCAGCAATATTCTAACAAACATGTGATCCAGAACTTTTCAAGCCCCCCTCCCACTTCCAAATTGTGCCAACATACTGTACCAAACAATTGCACGAGGGTGGGCAAAGAGCTGCAAATCTGTGTTGCTGTGGGCTGGGCATGGCAGAAAGAGGAGCAGGTAGGAGGCTGGTGAAGAGGAATATGAGGCGGTTGTGTCCGTCTTACCTTGGTTCGTCATTAAGCGCTACGCCACTCTGCATCTGAAATGCGTTGGTTTTGTCtcgtttctttttttcccccaaaaagAGTACGTTTCTCCAGACCTGGCTGCTTAATTTTTGGCTGTGTGCTAGGATACTGACATGCTCTCTGTACTGGATGGACACCTGACTGGGCCAGCGGATGCTGAGGACAGGGGCGGCGCACTGTGAGCCCCCTGAGTCAGCAGCCTCGCTACCACACCAGTGCTTTCTAAAGACCTATTCACACATGGCCCCTGAGCCTCGTTCCCTGCTGAGGTCAGACAGGGCAACAAGTTGCTCCTCTGCTGACAAGCACATAATCCACCTGTAACgacatacatactgtaagtgCCTAATTGCCTTAACTTTAGAGCTGGATGCACAAGAAGATGTACAACTAAAAAAAGATCCATTACTCATAAAAAAATAGCCACTTTGTACCCACCTTAACATACAAAAGAATTACTAAAAACAAATCTGGTCATCATTAATTTTGTTCTTGGTTTAAAGCAAGATTTAGCCAAAATCtaacaagttaaaaaaaaaatatagacaATTATCATTACAATCAAGGGCGTAGGTTTTCTTTCAACACTGGGGTGGACACATTATAACCTGGGGTTCTGGAGCATCAAACActtatttcctgcattctggtgaatttttatgcaacaatttgtgccttttttgcATACATTTATTGTACAAATGTATCTATGTAAAGGaaagtattattatttagttattattattaattattctcCTATATTGTTAAAAACTCAAATTcaggtgtttcttttttttaaggaacCATGTACATCTCAATGACAAATCTATTAGAGAATGAGACCTTGTTAAAGCCATAATaagctccaaagtttaaatctacattACAGACAAGACATTTAAAATCACAAGAAAAAGCCTCTCGACATTTCCGACCGCAtatgaaggcagcttcattttaTAGACTATACATCTGCCCATGCACATATTATGTATTATTGGCACATTTTGCCTCTTTTTCcttatgcaacagttattttttatgtagatatttgtttatagtttatttctaataatatttaatatgtttgtttctgTATCCACaattcaccaaggcaaattccacagaagtgtaacttattgtggcaataaacccttttctgattgTGATTCACTACAGAGGTACACAGTGCCACCTTGTGAGTCAAACTGGAACAGAGGCTACTCCCTAATGTCAGTCAGTGTCACACTTTTAAAAGACAAAGTCAAACACAAGACATTGTGAAAGGGCCCAAACTCTATGATGTCACACTGAATTCACATATCAACAGTATCTCTGCTGTAATACAGTCTAATTTTGAGCAGCCACTTGAGGACTGACATCAGTCCCAAAATTGACATTAAAATCGTTTCCACGCTCCTTGCCCCATTACACTAATTAGGCTATCCAAAACTGGGTTGCTGTGTCAAATCAAAAGGTATGAATTTCATAATTTTTTGATTAGTTGAGGCTAAAGAGGAACAAATGGCGCCAGCATGTACAAAGATGTGTCATTCTTACTGAAAGAGCATAGTTGTGTGACGTTTTTCATCTCTTCTTCTCATTGTAAGGAGCCCATAAAAAACAGTTTGAGTTAATAAATATGAGTGTGCACATTTAGTTAATTTCTAAGTGGTTTAGCATCACAGCAATACTTTATCGACCattcatttttgttattgtttgttttttgtcctTAAGTTGAGGGGAGGTCTGTTGTGGCTTCTTGACCTCTCctgacacatttatttatttattattatctgGATTTTATGCAGTTTTATTGTGtgtgcaaataaaataaatgaataattaaaattaagaaaatgtgcAATTATGATATGAGAGATATATGtcaatttgctgttaaaataaagcACAGCTAATATTCTTTTAAACTGGATAACCAGCATACTGCTTTATAACAGTATCAGGGGTGAAAATAGGGACAAAAGGACAAGCCACAGACTACCAAAAAACTATCACTGAAGAAAATCGGTATTACTGAAGGCAAGCAAAACAACAGAACAATGTAGATACATTTAGTAGAAAACCACACTCTCAATAAAGGGGAACAGGATTGCAGCTGTAAAGCACTCAAACCATGTGTATTTGGTTATGCACAGCCTTCTCAATGCCACACAAAAGAATAACAACTAATGGCAAGACTCACCAGCAAAATCTCAACAACTAACATTGATACAAGGCCACAGATGACAGGACCCATACGTTATTGTGCTATAACTCCCGTATTAAATAACCAATTATCGTACACTAACTGGAGAGGGAATAATAATGAAAGTAAATTTGAAGTGAATTAAATTCCTTATGGCCCAAACTCTTATGTAAGTGACGTTATGGGTTTCCATGTCCACATAGCTACAGGAAATAATGAAAAGGAAGTCACCTCCCGAACAGAAGAAATCTTCCTTTGCGGTCAGGTTTGGCGTCTGTTTGGTCTCCCGTCAGCGTCCCTTCCTCAGTTTCAGCTCCACGTTCAGTTGGCTCAGCAGGTTCTCCAGTGGCCATCTACAGTTATAGCACACGTATTAATTGCAGCGTTATGGATTGATTAACTTACTGTACATTATGACACCTATACGAGTCCTGATCAGTTTAGCGCCAAAAAGTTGTTAGCGAAAACAGTTTGCAATTTAGGAACAGATACGTTAACATGAACTTACACTCGGATTCGTGTTAAATGTGCTTTGACAGCTTAGCTAATGCACAAAAGTGGATCGATCTTAATTCTCCAAGGTTTTTTGCCGAGTTTCTGTTCCTGACAACTTGAGAAAGCGAAAGAAAGTTCAGCGTGAGGTCTCTGAGGTGCGTGACTACGTCAGAGCCCTGCGTCACATTTGCAAGCGTCTATGAGTCTGCCCAGTCTGCCACATTTCacattcttaaaaaaataaaataaaactcataTTCATATTGACATGCAAATAGCATACAGTCACTTTTAAATCAAACTCTACAGTGTATCTTACATATCGGACTTGATAAGCAAATGTAACAAGCAGAATATAGAAAACTGTAGTCAATATGTAAACATTGTAGACTGTTATGGTAAACATAGATAAAACAAAGAATATTAATATGACATCATAAGACAAATACCCCACACCATATGGTTATCATGCACTCACTGTTTACAGACTACCACAATTATGCAAAGTCCCTGATCAGTAAGAGAACATGTTGTAGCCTACTGTTGAATTTGTAACCTGCAGATTATTTCCTGTGTAGCCCCAATTTACAGATGTTCCCTAAACCCCTCCCTCCCAACGCAATTCAGACAGGTGTGTGAGACGCTCTACAGGGAGAGTGAAATAAGACATTTCTAAACTAACGTTAAGATTTCCAAGACGTGGAATTGAGTGGAGTTGGCACTATTGCTAGAGAGAAAACTGTCAAGTTGTAGAGTGTAGAGTGGCCGTTGAGAGAGAAGTTATCGTCAGGACGAACTCCGTTGGGCGTTTCTTTAAGTAAGATAAGTTGATTATCCTGGggagttagctaacgttacctggctACCAAACGTTTTACTTGGAGGAACATGGTAAAGCAAAACCAGTCAGAATATAACGTTTTTCTGGATGTGTTAAGTTAAACACCATGGTTGTTTTAATGAGCTGTTTAGCCGCCCACGGCCTGGAAGCTAATTAAGTGCAGCTGCTGCTGATCTAAACTGGTTTCACACCCGCCTAGCTGCAAGAGCGCTTCCCAAAAAAGCAAAGCGTTTATAAAAGCGGTTCCTGCTGCCCGGCGGTTACCGCCAGAAGTTCAGGACGGTAGTATTTAGTTACTCTAGGAGGCGGTAGACCAGAATTTGTCCACCGCTTCACCCCTACCCTACCTatactttcttttactgtctatgaccCTACCACGCTGTGCGAAACCGCTTCCACTCTGCCGCCAAATGACTGGAGACGGTGAGTCAGAGTTACCGCCGCGGTGTGAAAGCCCCTTGAAACAGCTCTAGTCTCATaaagcagtgtgtgtgcagttaAAGCTACTGTAATGTGCTATGACAAATGCAAAAAGCCAATTGTGTAttattttggaaataaaataataaaaagagacaTTTTAGTTCAAAACTGTTTATTACTGTAAAGATGTGTTCTACTAAGATGGACAGTGAAACAGGAAAAATCGGAGGATTCTCTCTGTTGACAACGTAGAGCTACTTCTTCTGCAGGATACTGTCTGGACACTGACACCTAATTCAAATGTATTAGGATAAAGCCCTTGAGATGTATCATCTCGTTTTGGAGGGGGTCCCAACAGTATCACTCACTACATAACAATAGAGGagtgacagagaaaaaaaagacagtaataGAAATACAATTAACATACAACAACTTACATACAACAGGCatatcaaaaaaacaaaaaaaccatACATTACACATACATCAAAACATTACAACCACTGGGTAGCCAAACTGGCCAGTAATAGATAAGCAGTAGTGCTTGACTACTTGAGTTGGTGATCCACTTACAATCATATAAAAACAGTGGACAGTGACAGCACCATTGATAAAACCTGGATGTTGTGCCATTTCAAGGCACGGTAGGATCTAAATAAAAGAAAGTAAGGAGGCTTAATATTATTTGCGCTTTTTCTGAGATCTCAGTTTGTTTCTTTTGGCCCTAAACTGAGAGAAACTGGTATTTTTAAAGAGGCAATTAGTGTcaacaaaaatgaatgaattccCCAAAAAGTCAAggcacaacatttttttgttttggtacaaaagttaaaaagcctttattaaaGTGGCTTTGTGattaaaaacaagacaaatgcATTTTGACTGCACACCGCTCTTCCTTAGGGTCAATATGGTTTTGATCCCAAGGAACTTTTGTAGTCTGATGAGCCAGTCTGCCTTGGCTGTTTTGGGGAATTCATTAGCctttttatgtatgtttaacttTGTTGTCTGTTTAGTTGTCAATACTTTCTTCTTGTATGTCCATATTTATTCCTGTGCAGTTTGCCCTTGGTACTTTTTTTTGTAAGTAAATCAAGAACTGCTAAAAACTGTTCtgttaaaaaagttaaattattTTGATGTGTCAACATACTAAACATACAAAACTATTGCACAATGTATTATGCTTTTATGTCTTAGTGTCATGGCGAGATGCCCAAAGTTGAACTAGCTGTCCAACTCAGGATCATTACACATATACAGTGACATTTGACCTAgctgtctctttctgtccccctctctctccctgcagacagacagctggaTTTAGCCAGTCTTCTACCATGGTACATGGAAGGGGGTTGGTCCATCATAGGACATGGTGTCAAGTAAGAGACAGTTTCAAAGTTTCACAGTCACAGAGCTAAGTTTACCACCACCAGAGACGCACTACCACAACTGTTGGTGAATCACTGCCAGTTCCTCCACTAAACTGTCGCCTGACTGACCTGACTCTTGTTTCTGGCTAACATTTCTCATTAGTTCACTTCATCTAATATTCTTCCTGAAGGTTTTTTGAGAAAAGGACAAGCCTTCACAATGCAGACCTGTGCCAGGTGTGGGTTTGTGGTCTACCCGGCTGAGAAGATCAACTGCATTGACCAGGTAATACACAGAAATATTGTGATTGCAAGAAAGTTTCTAGTGTCTTTTGAGCATTTAATCTTaaaaatcaattttaaaataaaatacttaaaatggctgtaaaagtaaCAAGAAAGTCAGTATTAACGTATTAATATTAATGCGCGGTACAATCTTTCAAAAGAGCTGAGGCACtggattttatatttttatacatCAATTTCTCTCAGAACACATTTCTCACCTGGATATGTCAACATTTAAGTTATACCA encodes:
- the casp7 gene encoding caspase-7 isoform X1, with product MATGEPAEPTERGAETEEGTLTGDQTDAKPDRKGRFLLFGSKKNKDGQTREQDYSSESHYRIVSPTFQYKMSHQRVGKCIIINNKNFDEKTGMNVRNGTDRDAGELFKCFKSLGFDVFIYNDQTCEKMERLLREASEEDHSDSSCFACILLSHGEEGMIYGTDGAMPIKSMTSLFRGDMCKSLVGKPKLFFIQACRGSEFDDGIQTDSGPPNDTLETDANPRHKIPVEADFLFAYSTVPGYYSWRNPGRGSWFVQALCNVLNEFGKQLEIMQILTRVNYMVATSFESWSEDPRFSEKKQIPCVVSMLTKELYFN
- the casp7 gene encoding caspase-7 isoform X2, with protein sequence MQSGVALNDEPSKKNKDGQTREQDYSSESHYRIVSPTFQYKMSHQRVGKCIIINNKNFDEKTGMNVRNGTDRDAGELFKCFKSLGFDVFIYNDQTCEKMERLLREASEEDHSDSSCFACILLSHGEEGMIYGTDGAMPIKSMTSLFRGDMCKSLVGKPKLFFIQACRGSEFDDGIQTDSGPPNDTLETDANPRHKIPVEADFLFAYSTVPGYYSWRNPGRGSWFVQALCNVLNEFGKQLEIMQILTRVNYMVATSFESWSEDPRFSEKKQIPCVVSMLTKELYFN